Part of the Candidatus Chlorohelix allophototropha genome, CTTTATGGCTGACTTGAAAACGGTTTACAAGGCGGCTACTCGGGAAGAAGCCGAACTCAACCTGCTAAATATCTGACCGATAAATGGGGTGGGAAGTATGCCATTGCGGTAAAGAGCTGGGAGAAAATTGGGCGGAGCTGTCCAACTATCCACCTGATATCCGGCGGCTGATCTACACCACGAATTCCGTCGAGGGCTACCATCGCCAATTGCGTAAAGTGATCAAAACCAAGGGGGCTTTTCCCTCCGCGGAGTCAGTAAAGAAGTTATTTTACCTGGCAAATTGTGATATTACCAGCGATTGGACCATGCCG contains:
- a CDS encoding transposase — encoded protein: MGWEVCHCGKELGENWAELSNYPPDIRRLIYTTNSVEGYHRQLRKVIKTKGAFPSAESVKKLFYLANCDITSDWTMPIPN